Proteins encoded together in one Pseudomonas sp. Seg1 window:
- a CDS encoding ATP-binding cassette domain-containing protein: MIRLQNLTLQRGPQRLLEDAELTLHAGHKAGLIGANGAGKSSLFALIRGELHPDSGDCYLPADWRIAHMRQEIETLERLAVDYVLDGDLRLREVQRDLAAAEAAHDGAAQARLHAELDSADGYTADARARKLLAGLGFTNEQMDRQVGDFSGGWRMRLNLAQALMCPSDLLLLDEPTNHLDLDAIIWLEEWLKSYPGTLLLISHDRDFLDEVVDHVAHVDQRKITLYRGGYTAFERARAERLAQQQQAYEKQQAQRAHMESYIARFKAQATKARQAQSRIKALERMEELSAAHVDSPFDFVFRESTKISSPLIDLSDARLGYGDKTILEKVKLQLTPGARIGLLGPNGAGKSTLIKNLAGELSPIAGRLTRGENTVVGYFAQHQLDSLDAKASPLLHLQRLAPTEREQTLRDFLGGFDFRGARIDEPVLNFSGGEKARLALALIAWERPNLLLLDEPTNHLDLEMRLALTMALQEFSGAVLVVSHDRHLLKSTTDNFYLVADGKVEEFDGDLEDYARWLVEYRQRNAPVSNTPVNPDKTDKKAQRQAAAALRQQLAPHKREADKLEAELGKLHEKLAKVDASLGDSDIYEPARKNELRDLLAEQAKLKVREGELEEAWMQALETLESMQAELEALS, encoded by the coding sequence ATGATCCGACTTCAGAACCTGACTTTACAGCGTGGCCCGCAACGTCTGCTAGAAGACGCCGAGCTGACCCTGCACGCCGGCCACAAAGCCGGCCTCATCGGTGCCAACGGCGCCGGCAAATCCAGCCTGTTCGCCTTGATTCGGGGTGAGCTGCACCCTGATTCGGGTGACTGCTATTTGCCGGCCGACTGGCGCATCGCTCACATGCGCCAGGAGATCGAGACGCTCGAGCGTCTTGCCGTCGACTATGTGCTCGACGGCGACCTGCGTCTACGCGAGGTGCAACGTGACCTCGCGGCCGCCGAAGCAGCGCATGACGGTGCCGCTCAGGCCCGTCTGCACGCCGAGCTCGACAGCGCCGACGGTTACACCGCCGATGCGCGAGCGCGCAAGTTGCTCGCCGGTCTGGGTTTCACCAACGAGCAGATGGATCGTCAGGTCGGCGATTTCTCCGGTGGCTGGCGGATGCGCCTGAATCTGGCGCAGGCCTTGATGTGCCCATCGGACCTGTTGTTGCTCGACGAACCGACCAACCACCTGGACCTCGACGCGATCATCTGGCTCGAAGAGTGGCTGAAAAGCTACCCGGGCACCTTGCTGCTGATTTCCCACGACCGTGATTTCCTCGACGAAGTCGTCGATCACGTCGCCCATGTCGATCAGCGCAAAATCACTTTGTATCGCGGCGGCTACACCGCGTTCGAACGCGCCCGTGCCGAGCGTCTGGCCCAGCAACAACAGGCTTACGAGAAGCAGCAGGCGCAACGTGCGCACATGGAAAGCTACATCGCCCGCTTCAAGGCCCAGGCCACCAAGGCCCGTCAGGCGCAGAGCCGGATCAAGGCGCTGGAGCGTATGGAAGAGCTGTCGGCGGCCCACGTCGATTCGCCGTTCGACTTTGTGTTCCGCGAGTCGACCAAGATCTCCAGCCCGCTGATCGACTTGTCCGATGCACGTCTCGGCTACGGCGATAAAACCATCCTGGAGAAGGTCAAGCTGCAACTGACCCCAGGTGCGCGGATCGGCCTGCTTGGTCCGAATGGCGCGGGTAAATCGACGCTGATCAAGAACCTCGCCGGCGAGCTGTCACCGATCGCCGGGCGCCTGACCCGTGGCGAGAACACCGTGGTCGGCTACTTCGCCCAACATCAGTTGGACTCGCTGGACGCCAAAGCCAGTCCGCTGCTGCACTTGCAGCGCTTGGCGCCAACCGAACGTGAGCAGACCCTGCGCGACTTCCTCGGCGGTTTCGACTTCCGTGGCGCGCGCATTGATGAGCCGGTGCTGAATTTCTCCGGTGGTGAAAAGGCGCGACTGGCCTTGGCATTGATCGCCTGGGAACGGCCGAACCTGCTGCTGCTCGACGAACCGACCAACCACCTCGATCTGGAAATGCGCCTGGCGCTGACCATGGCGCTGCAGGAATTCAGCGGTGCGGTACTGGTGGTGTCTCACGATCGTCACTTGCTCAAGAGCACCACCGATAACTTCTACCTGGTCGCTGACGGCAAGGTTGAAGAGTTCGATGGCGACCTCGAAGACTATGCGCGCTGGCTGGTCGAATACCGTCAGCGCAACGCGCCGGTCAGCAACACCCCGGTCAATCCGGACAAGACCGACAAGAAGGCGCAGCGTCAGGCTGCTGCTGCGTTGCGTCAGCAATTGGCGCCGCACAAGCGCGAAGCCGACAAGCTGGAAGCCGAACTGGGCAAGCTCCACGAGAAACTCGCCAAGGTCGACGCCAGCCTCGGCGACAGCGACATCTACGAGCCGGCGCGCAAGAACGAATTGCGTGATCTGCTGGCCGAGCAGGCCAAGCTGAAGGTTCGCGAAGGCGAACTGGAAGAGGCGTGGATGCAAGCCCTGGAAACGCTGGAAAGCATGCAGGCGGAGCTGGAGGCGCTGTCCTGA
- a CDS encoding TIGR02444 family protein encodes MSSDLWSFSLATYARPGVEDACLQLQTAGANVCLLLCGLWLEQRGVTCDEQRVRLLQALTEPWDVEVVQPLRAMRMQWKARAIDDAVLKGMREQIKSLELEAERALLSRLEGLAQEWTRNGAGSNTWLEDLAGATASPNRDALQVLRVAATGT; translated from the coding sequence ATGTCCTCTGACCTGTGGAGCTTTTCCCTTGCCACTTACGCCCGCCCGGGCGTGGAAGACGCCTGCCTGCAACTGCAAACGGCGGGGGCCAATGTGTGTCTGCTGTTGTGCGGTTTATGGCTGGAGCAACGCGGGGTGACGTGCGATGAACAACGCGTACGGCTGCTTCAGGCGTTGACCGAGCCTTGGGATGTCGAGGTGGTGCAGCCGCTGCGAGCAATGCGCATGCAATGGAAAGCGCGGGCGATTGATGATGCGGTGCTGAAAGGCATGCGCGAGCAGATCAAATCACTAGAGCTTGAGGCTGAGCGAGCGTTGCTGTCACGGCTTGAGGGTCTGGCGCAGGAGTGGACGCGAAACGGCGCAGGTTCCAACACCTGGCTGGAAGACTTGGCCGGTGCGACGGCCAGTCCGAACCGCGACGCGCTGCAAGTGCTGCGCGTCGCGGCAACCGGCACTTAG
- a CDS encoding AlgP family protein, producing MSATKKPVNTPLHLLQQLSGSLLEHLENACSQALADAEKLLAKLEKQRGKAQEKLHKSRTKLQDAAAAGKAKAQTKAKGAVKELEDLLDALKDRQSDTRSYILQLKRDAQESLKLAQGVGRVQEAVGKVLSTRAAKPAAAPAKKAAAKPAAAKAPAKTAAAKPAAKTAAKPAAKAPVKAAAKPAAKTAAKPAAKKPAAASAAKPAVKTTAAKPAAAKPAAKPAAAKPAAKPAAAKAAPAKTAAAKPAAKPAAKASAKPAAKPAAKPAAAKPAAKTAAKPVAAKPAAKAPAKPAAKPAVKAAAKPATKPAAKPAAAAKPATAAAKPAAAKPAAKPAAKPAVKKPAAAKPAAAKPATAPTAKPATPATPAAPAPAASTSTPSTAPTPAAVSSVTSNPTSAS from the coding sequence ATGTCGGCCACCAAGAAGCCTGTAAATACTCCGTTGCACTTACTCCAACAACTCTCGGGCAGCTTGCTCGAGCATCTGGAAAACGCTTGCTCCCAAGCCTTGGCTGATGCTGAAAAACTGCTCGCCAAACTGGAAAAGCAACGCGGCAAGGCGCAAGAAAAACTGCACAAATCCCGCACCAAATTGCAGGACGCAGCGGCCGCCGGTAAAGCCAAGGCGCAGACCAAGGCCAAAGGCGCAGTGAAAGAACTGGAAGACCTGCTCGATGCGTTGAAGGATCGTCAGTCCGACACTCGCAGCTACATTCTGCAACTCAAGCGCGACGCCCAGGAAAGCCTGAAACTGGCCCAGGGTGTTGGTCGCGTTCAAGAAGCCGTGGGTAAAGTATTGTCCACTCGCGCAGCCAAACCGGCAGCGGCACCAGCGAAGAAAGCAGCTGCAAAACCTGCTGCGGCCAAAGCCCCGGCGAAAACCGCAGCGGCCAAACCGGCTGCTAAAACTGCAGCCAAACCTGCGGCCAAAGCACCGGTGAAAGCGGCTGCCAAACCTGCTGCCAAAACCGCTGCAAAACCTGCAGCGAAAAAACCGGCTGCCGCGAGTGCTGCAAAACCGGCGGTTAAAACCACCGCTGCAAAACCAGCGGCCGCCAAGCCAGCTGCCAAACCTGCCGCAGCAAAACCTGCTGCAAAACCAGCCGCTGCCAAAGCAGCTCCAGCGAAAACCGCAGCCGCCAAACCTGCCGCTAAACCCGCTGCCAAAGCTTCGGCAAAACCAGCGGCAAAACCTGCTGCTAAACCCGCCGCTGCCAAACCAGCCGCCAAGACTGCTGCCAAACCGGTTGCAGCCAAACCAGCTGCAAAAGCGCCTGCCAAGCCGGCTGCCAAACCAGCCGTGAAAGCCGCCGCCAAACCGGCAACCAAGCCTGCCGCGAAACCGGCCGCCGCTGCCAAGCCAGCGACTGCTGCCGCCAAGCCTGCTGCTGCTAAACCAGCTGCCAAGCCAGCCGCAAAACCAGCCGTGAAAAAGCCAGCCGCTGCCAAACCAGCCGCCGCCAAACCGGCAACCGCGCCAACGGCCAAGCCTGCCACGCCGGCAACTCCGGCTGCACCGGCACCTGCCGCCTCTACCTCGACCCCTTCGACTGCGCCAACGCCAGCCGCCGTGTCGAGCGTCACCAGCAACCCGACCAGCGCTTCCTAA
- a CDS encoding FKBP-type peptidyl-prolyl cis-trans isomerase, which translates to MSRYLFLSLCMIFSAAHADEKTTANDAHDLAYSLGASLGERLRQEVPQLQIQALIDGLQQAYQGKPLALSEARIEQILADHEAQNAEHSAQPSSDAAMENEQRFLTAEKAKPGVKELADGILLTELVPGTGAKAGPDGKVQVLYIGRLPDGTVFDQNTQPQWFNLDSVIAGWRTALQNMPVGAKWRLVIPSDQAYGADGAGDLIAPFTPLVFEVELRGATS; encoded by the coding sequence ATGTCGCGCTACCTTTTTTTATCCCTCTGCATGATCTTTTCGGCCGCCCACGCTGACGAAAAAACCACCGCGAACGATGCACATGATCTGGCTTACAGCCTTGGTGCAAGTCTGGGTGAACGGCTGCGCCAAGAGGTTCCGCAGTTACAGATCCAGGCACTGATTGATGGTTTGCAACAGGCCTATCAAGGCAAGCCACTGGCGCTGAGCGAGGCACGTATCGAGCAGATTCTGGCCGATCATGAAGCGCAAAATGCCGAGCACTCCGCACAGCCTTCGAGCGACGCCGCGATGGAAAACGAACAGCGTTTTCTGACCGCTGAAAAAGCCAAACCGGGCGTCAAGGAACTGGCCGACGGCATCCTTCTGACCGAACTGGTACCGGGCACTGGCGCCAAAGCCGGGCCGGATGGAAAAGTGCAGGTGTTGTACATCGGTCGGTTGCCCGACGGCACGGTGTTCGATCAGAACACTCAGCCGCAATGGTTCAATCTCGACAGCGTGATTGCCGGCTGGCGTACAGCCCTGCAAAACATGCCGGTGGGTGCGAAATGGCGGCTGGTGATTCCATCGGATCAGGCCTATGGCGCCGACGGTGCCGGGGACTTGATTGCACCGTTTACACCACTGGTATTTGAAGTGGAGTTGCGTGGCGCGACGAGTTGA
- the rsd gene encoding sigma D regulator produces MLESCQNAQERWGGVHLLIDRWLQEREELIGAYDNLGAQPQALSENRKPLQEFCGVLVDYVSAGHFEIYEQLTGEAKAFNDKRGLELAETIYPRIDVITEKLLAFNDLCDEGKCVAEKFKELGGLLHERFELEDCLIEVLHTAHKEEDPVQA; encoded by the coding sequence ATGCTCGAAAGTTGTCAGAATGCTCAGGAACGTTGGGGTGGGGTTCATCTGCTGATCGACCGCTGGTTGCAAGAGCGTGAAGAGCTGATCGGCGCCTACGACAACCTCGGTGCACAACCTCAGGCGTTGTCCGAGAACCGCAAACCCTTGCAGGAGTTCTGCGGCGTGCTGGTCGATTACGTTTCGGCCGGGCACTTCGAAATCTACGAACAGCTGACTGGCGAAGCCAAGGCGTTCAACGACAAGCGTGGCCTGGAGCTCGCCGAGACGATCTATCCGCGTATCGACGTCATCACCGAGAAGCTGCTCGCCTTCAATGACCTTTGCGATGAAGGCAAATGCGTTGCCGAGAAATTCAAGGAGCTCGGTGGCCTGCTTCACGAACGCTTCGAACTGGAAGATTGCCTGATTGAAGTGCTGCACACAGCACACAAGGAAGAAGATCCGGTGCAGGCCTGA
- a CDS encoding disulfide bond formation protein B: protein MSLACSRSLFFMVFTAGAFALGASYYLEYVVGLTPCSLCLVQRLFLTLLCASCGLAAVHGPGRGGLWLYWLLALGASLGGTTAAWRQVLIQSDPVLQLIRCTPDPQTLFSGLPWICALQKMFDGGADCAEISWTLFDLSIPEWSLLFFVAVSILAVYQLLRLLWNALQRPLSGEASHRAPLRD, encoded by the coding sequence ATGTCGTTGGCCTGCTCACGCTCCTTGTTCTTCATGGTTTTCACTGCGGGTGCCTTTGCTCTGGGAGCTTCCTATTATCTTGAATACGTGGTCGGCCTGACGCCGTGCAGTTTGTGCCTGGTGCAGCGGCTGTTCCTGACGTTGCTGTGCGCATCCTGCGGTCTGGCGGCGGTGCACGGCCCCGGTCGTGGCGGCTTGTGGCTTTACTGGCTACTCGCGCTGGGCGCGAGTCTGGGTGGCACCACCGCAGCCTGGCGGCAAGTGTTGATCCAGAGTGATCCGGTGCTGCAATTGATCAGATGTACCCCGGATCCGCAGACGCTGTTTAGCGGGCTGCCCTGGATCTGTGCGTTGCAAAAGATGTTTGACGGTGGTGCCGATTGCGCCGAAATCTCCTGGACGCTGTTCGATCTGAGCATCCCGGAGTGGAGCCTGTTGTTCTTTGTCGCGGTGTCGATTCTTGCCGTGTATCAATTGTTGCGCCTGCTCTGGAACGCCTTGCAGCGACCGCTCAGCGGCGAAGCGTCGCACCGGGCGCCGCTGCGGGATTAA
- a CDS encoding heme biosynthesis protein HemY has product MKRLYVIVFLVIAATAALGLAIAEHSGYVLVAYKSFRYESSLWATLALIAVLWLLIWGIKALVELVTASTGVVNPWSRRNRSRRVQVAIEHGQLDLAEGRWASAQRHLYRAAEAERQPLLYYLGAARAANEQGNYEESDHLLERALERQPQAELAIALSHAQLQTDRGDTDGALVTLQAMHERHPHNVQTLRQLHRLYQQRGDWSAVIRLLPELRKDKVLPATELAELERRAWGENLSLAAQREEDGSVGVQSLDRAWQQLTSAQRQEPPLVLAYAEQLRQLGAQVQAEEVLRTALKRRYDSHLARLYGLVRGSDPARQLQTAEGWLKDHPNDPSLLLTLGRLCLQTSLWGKARDYLESSLRVQRNPEACAELARLLAQLGDTERSNQLFQEGLGLLDERLLAAPLPVPARV; this is encoded by the coding sequence ATGAAACGCCTCTATGTGATCGTGTTTCTGGTGATCGCGGCGACGGCGGCGCTGGGCCTGGCGATTGCCGAGCATTCCGGTTACGTGCTGGTCGCCTACAAGTCCTTCCGTTATGAGTCGAGCCTGTGGGCGACGTTGGCGCTGATCGCGGTGTTGTGGTTGCTGATCTGGGGCATCAAGGCCCTGGTCGAGCTGGTCACGGCGTCCACCGGGGTGGTCAATCCATGGTCGCGGCGCAACCGCAGCCGGCGCGTGCAAGTGGCTATCGAACACGGTCAACTGGATCTGGCCGAAGGTCGCTGGGCCAGCGCCCAGCGTCATTTGTACCGGGCCGCCGAAGCCGAACGCCAACCGCTGCTGTATTACCTCGGCGCCGCCCGCGCGGCGAACGAGCAAGGCAATTACGAAGAATCCGATCACCTGCTGGAGCGTGCGCTGGAGCGTCAGCCACAGGCGGAGTTGGCGATTGCCTTGAGCCACGCACAGTTGCAGACCGACCGGGGCGATACCGACGGCGCGCTGGTGACATTGCAGGCCATGCATGAACGCCATCCGCACAATGTGCAGACGCTGCGCCAATTGCACCGTCTGTATCAGCAGCGCGGTGATTGGTCGGCGGTGATTCGTCTATTGCCGGAACTGCGCAAGGACAAGGTCTTGCCGGCCACTGAACTGGCTGAGCTTGAGCGCCGCGCCTGGGGTGAAAACCTGTCGCTGGCGGCGCAGCGCGAGGAGGATGGCTCGGTGGGCGTGCAGTCGCTTGATCGGGCTTGGCAACAACTCACTTCGGCGCAACGTCAGGAACCGCCGCTGGTGCTGGCCTATGCCGAACAGCTGCGTCAGTTGGGCGCGCAAGTGCAGGCGGAAGAAGTGCTGCGCACGGCACTCAAGCGCAGGTACGACAGCCATCTGGCGCGTCTGTATGGCCTGGTGCGAGGCAGTGATCCGGCGCGTCAATTGCAGACCGCTGAAGGCTGGCTCAAGGATCATCCGAATGATCCGAGCCTGCTGCTGACCCTGGGGCGTCTGTGTCTGCAAACCAGTCTGTGGGGCAAGGCACGGGATTATCTGGAAAGCAGTCTGCGCGTGCAGCGTAATCCGGAAGCCTGTGCAGAGCTGGCACGTTTGCTCGCTCAATTGGGTGATACCGAGCGCAGCAATCAGTTGTTCCAGGAAGGTCTCGGCTTGCTGGATGAGCGCTTGCTGGCAGCACCGTTGCCAGTCCCGGCTCGCGTCTGA
- a CDS encoding uroporphyrinogen-III C-methyltransferase gives MSETALPKDDVQPVIDAQVETPLPAKEPRRGNGLAIVALLLGAAGVAIGGWGVWQVRHLQTNTQQQSGQVQALNDQAQSLKLNEQRLTERLAQLPGADELAERQRLVTQLQGDQQRLNQRLETVLGASRKDWRLAEAEHLLRLASLRLSALQDISSAQALVQGADEILREQNDPGSFAAREQVAKTLVALRSTEQPDRTGLFLRLGALRDQVIDLTELAPEYKDRGESLLGLTADGDGASRWAQWWDKVSRYIRIDFNADKNVKPLLAGQSLSQVRLALSLALEQAQWAALNGQAAVYTQALTEARDVLKGNFNPDNPQSKVMLEQVGELSKEPVTVKTPDLTGTLSAVQAYLERRNVNAEESVKPFAKPAANTAQEATP, from the coding sequence GTGAGCGAAACAGCCTTGCCAAAAGATGACGTCCAACCGGTGATTGATGCACAGGTTGAAACTCCACTGCCGGCCAAAGAGCCGCGCCGAGGCAATGGCCTGGCCATCGTCGCCCTGTTGCTCGGTGCTGCCGGTGTTGCGATCGGTGGCTGGGGAGTCTGGCAGGTGCGTCACCTGCAAACCAACACCCAACAGCAGTCGGGTCAGGTGCAGGCGTTGAACGATCAGGCGCAAAGCCTGAAGCTCAACGAGCAGCGTCTGACCGAGCGCCTCGCGCAGTTGCCGGGGGCTGACGAACTCGCCGAACGCCAGCGTCTGGTGACGCAGCTTCAAGGCGATCAACAGCGCCTCAATCAGCGTCTGGAAACTGTCCTCGGCGCCAGCCGCAAGGACTGGCGTCTGGCCGAAGCCGAACACTTGCTGCGTCTGGCCAGCCTGCGTCTTTCGGCGTTGCAGGACATCAGCAGCGCCCAGGCCTTGGTGCAGGGCGCCGACGAAATCCTCCGAGAACAGAACGATCCCGGTTCCTTCGCTGCCCGTGAGCAAGTGGCGAAAACCCTGGTCGCGCTGCGCAGCACCGAGCAGCCGGATCGCACCGGATTGTTCCTGCGTCTGGGCGCGCTGCGTGATCAGGTCATCGACCTGACCGAACTGGCGCCGGAATACAAGGATCGCGGCGAGTCGCTGCTCGGCCTGACCGCCGATGGTGATGGCGCGAGTCGCTGGGCGCAGTGGTGGGACAAGGTTTCTCGCTACATTCGCATCGATTTCAACGCCGACAAGAATGTGAAGCCGCTGTTGGCCGGGCAGAGCCTGAGCCAGGTGCGTCTGGCCCTGAGCCTGGCGCTGGAGCAGGCACAGTGGGCGGCGCTCAACGGTCAGGCGGCGGTCTACACCCAGGCGCTGACCGAGGCGCGTGACGTGCTCAAAGGCAACTTCAATCCGGACAATCCGCAAAGCAAAGTGATGCTCGAACAGGTGGGTGAGCTGAGCAAGGAACCGGTCACGGTCAAGACTCCGGATCTGACCGGCACTTTGAGTGCGGTGCAGGCCTACCTCGAGCGGCGTAACGTCAACGCCGAAGAGTCGGTGAAACCCTTCGCCAAACCTGCTGCCAACACTGCGCAGGAGGCCACGCCATGA
- a CDS encoding uroporphyrinogen-III synthase — protein MIGWRLLLTRPADDCAALAATLAAEGVSSSCLPLLEIAPLPVSDKICQAIARLPSCSAVIVVSKPAARIAVELLDAQGLQSLAMPWFSVGAATAQILQDRGLDAHFPDGGDDSEALLQLPSLREAVTQPGSQVLILRGVGGRELLAERLRELGASVEYLELYRRDLPAYAPQALPRRIEAERLNGLVVSSGQGFEHLRQLAGDAWPTIARLPLFVPSPRVAELAHAAGAQTVVDCRGASAAALLTALREHPVPVL, from the coding sequence GTGATCGGTTGGCGCCTGCTGCTGACGCGCCCTGCGGATGACTGTGCGGCGCTTGCCGCGACGTTGGCCGCCGAGGGGGTTTCCAGCAGTTGCCTGCCGCTTTTGGAAATCGCGCCGCTGCCGGTCTCTGACAAAATATGTCAGGCGATCGCGCGCTTGCCGAGTTGTAGCGCGGTGATTGTGGTCAGCAAGCCGGCGGCACGCATTGCGGTGGAACTGCTCGACGCTCAAGGGTTGCAGTCGCTGGCGATGCCGTGGTTCAGCGTCGGCGCGGCGACGGCGCAGATTCTTCAGGATCGTGGCCTCGACGCACATTTCCCGGACGGCGGTGATGACAGCGAGGCTTTGCTGCAATTACCGAGTCTGCGCGAGGCTGTCACTCAGCCCGGTTCGCAGGTGTTGATCCTGCGCGGGGTGGGCGGCCGCGAGTTGCTCGCCGAGCGCCTGCGCGAGCTTGGTGCTAGTGTCGAGTATCTGGAATTGTATCGACGTGACTTGCCAGCCTACGCGCCGCAAGCACTGCCACGACGGATCGAAGCGGAACGCTTGAACGGGCTGGTGGTCAGCAGTGGACAGGGTTTCGAGCACTTGCGTCAGTTGGCCGGCGATGCCTGGCCGACGATTGCGCGGTTGCCGTTGTTTGTTCCAAGCCCAAGAGTTGCCGAGCTGGCACATGCCGCCGGGGCTCAAACAGTTGTGGATTGCCGCGGCGCGAGTGCCGCGGCTTTGCTGACGGCGTTACGGGAGCATCCCGTGCCCGTTCTCTAA
- the hemC gene encoding hydroxymethylbilane synthase: protein MSSREIRIATRKSALALWQAEYVKARLEAAHPGLLVTLVPMVSRGDKLLDSPLSKIGGKGLFVKELETALLENEADIAVHSMKDVPMDFPVGLGLFCICEREDPRDAFVSNTYASLEALPAGSIVGTSSLRRQAQLLTRRPDLEIRFLRGNVNTRLAKLDAGEYDAIILAAAGLIRLGFEDRITSAISVDDSLPAGGQGAVGIECRSADTEIHALLAPLHHADTSSRVTAERALNKHLNGGCQVPIACYAVLEGEQLWLRGLVGEPSGGRLISAEARAPRADAEALGVKVAEDLLGQGAEEILKAVYGEAGHE, encoded by the coding sequence ATGTCCTCTCGCGAAATCCGCATCGCCACCCGTAAAAGTGCGCTGGCCCTCTGGCAGGCCGAATACGTCAAAGCCCGTCTGGAAGCGGCCCATCCGGGCTTGCTGGTGACGCTGGTGCCCATGGTCAGTCGCGGCGACAAGTTGCTCGATTCGCCACTGTCGAAAATCGGCGGCAAGGGACTGTTCGTCAAGGAACTGGAAACCGCGCTGCTGGAAAATGAAGCGGACATTGCCGTTCACTCGATGAAAGACGTGCCCATGGACTTCCCTGTAGGCCTCGGTCTGTTCTGCATCTGCGAGCGCGAAGACCCGCGTGATGCCTTCGTTTCCAATACCTATGCAAGCCTTGAAGCGTTGCCGGCCGGCAGCATCGTTGGCACCTCCAGCCTGCGTCGTCAGGCACAGTTGCTGACCCGTCGGCCGGACCTCGAAATCCGTTTCCTGCGCGGCAACGTCAATACCCGTCTGGCCAAGCTGGATGCCGGTGAGTACGACGCGATCATCCTCGCGGCGGCCGGCCTGATCCGTCTCGGTTTCGAAGACCGCATCACCTCGGCCATCAGCGTCGATGACAGTCTGCCGGCCGGTGGCCAGGGCGCAGTCGGCATCGAATGCCGCAGTGCCGACACTGAAATTCACGCCTTGCTGGCGCCGCTGCATCACGCTGATACTTCTTCGCGGGTGACCGCTGAACGTGCGCTCAACAAGCATTTGAATGGTGGCTGCCAAGTGCCGATCGCCTGCTACGCGGTGCTCGAAGGCGAGCAATTGTGGTTGCGCGGTCTGGTCGGCGAGCCGAGTGGCGGTCGTTTGATCAGCGCCGAAGCCCGCGCGCCACGCGCCGATGCCGAAGCGCTGGGTGTGAAGGTTGCCGAAGACTTGCTCGGCCAGGGCGCCGAAGAAATTCTCAAGGCAGTCTATGGCGAGGCAGGTCACGAGTGA
- a CDS encoding LytTR family DNA-binding domain-containing protein: MNVLIVDDEPLARERLSRMVSELEGYTVLEPSATNGEEALALIDSHKPDIVLLDIRMPGLDGLQVAARLCERETPPAVVFCTSPDEFAVEALQASAVGYVVKPVRTEHLHDALRKAERPNRAQLSALTRPAAESGNGPRSHISARTRKGIELIPLDQVVYFIADHKYVTLRHEAGEVLLDEPLKALEDEFGERFVRIHRNALVARDRIERLQRTPLGHFQLFLKGLNGDALIVSRRHVAGVRKMMQGL; this comes from the coding sequence ATGAATGTCCTGATCGTTGATGACGAACCACTGGCTCGCGAGCGCCTTAGCCGAATGGTGAGCGAGCTCGAGGGTTACACAGTCCTGGAGCCCAGCGCCACGAATGGCGAAGAGGCGTTGGCGCTGATCGACAGCCACAAGCCGGATATCGTGCTGCTCGATATCCGCATGCCGGGCCTGGATGGCCTGCAGGTCGCTGCCCGTCTGTGCGAGCGTGAAACGCCGCCTGCCGTGGTGTTTTGCACCAGTCCCGATGAATTTGCCGTGGAAGCCCTGCAGGCCAGCGCCGTGGGCTATGTGGTGAAACCCGTGCGAACCGAACATCTGCATGACGCCTTGAGAAAGGCTGAACGTCCCAATCGGGCGCAACTCTCGGCCCTGACCCGTCCCGCCGCTGAAAGCGGCAATGGCCCGCGCAGTCACATCAGTGCGCGTACCCGCAAAGGCATTGAACTGATCCCGCTGGATCAGGTGGTCTATTTCATCGCCGACCACAAGTACGTGACCTTGCGCCATGAAGCCGGCGAAGTGCTGCTGGACGAGCCGCTCAAGGCCCTCGAAGACGAATTCGGCGAGCGCTTTGTGCGCATCCACCGCAATGCGCTGGTCGCCCGTGACCGCATCGAACGTCTGCAACGTACGCCGCTGGGGCATTTCCAGTTGTTCCTCAAAGGCCTTAATGGTGATGCGCTGATCGTCAGCCGTCGGCATGTGGCGGGTGTGCGCAAGATGATGCAGGGCCTGTAA